The Pseudophryne corroboree isolate aPseCor3 chromosome 12, aPseCor3.hap2, whole genome shotgun sequence genomic sequence ctcaaatagaggacaggacccacaaaagccctttggggggacagagtgagagtatgccagcacacaccagagcgctatataatgcagggactaactgagttatgtccctaatagctgctttttatataatatactgtatacaatgccaatttagtgccccccctctctttttccctcttactgtattgtagaaatgcagggaagagccagggagcttccttccagccgagctgtgagggaaaaatggcgccagtgtgctgaggagataggctccgcccctttttcgcggcctattctcccgcttattttgggattctggcaggggtatttacctcatatatagccccaggggctatatattgaggtattttagccagccaaggtgtttttattgctgcctcagagcgccccccccagcgctctgcaccctcagtgaccggagtgtgaagtgtgtatgaggagcaatggcgcacagctgcagtgctgtgcgctaccttggtgaagacaggacgtcttcatgccgccgattttccgaaccatcttcctgcttctggctctgtaagggggacggcggcgcggctccgggaccgaacatcaaggctgggcctgcggtcgatccctctggagctaatggtgtccagtagcctaagaagcccaatccggctgcaagcaggcgagttcgcttcttctccccttagtccctcgctgcagtgagcctgttgccagcaggtctcactgaaaaaaactaattctaagactataactttctaagagctcaggagagcccctagtgtgcatccaacctcggccgggcacgaaatctaactgaggcttggaggagggtcatagtgggaggagccagtgcacaccaggtagtctaagatctttctagagtgcccagcctccttcggagcccgctattccccatggtccttacggagttcccagcatccactaggacgttagagaaaaaaaggggTACGTTAAAGTGATATGAAAATAAGTTGCATAGTAAAACCATATGCCCTCTGTAGCATCCTTCTAGCTGAATAAAACGTGAGTACTCCCAAGGCTCAGCCATGCTTATTACTTATATCAGAGTTTCCTAAACTCAGTCCTAAAGGCAACCCAACGGTTCAGGCTGTACTCACTTGTTCACGTTGCGCTTCAGGCTCTCCAGCTGCTGGCGCTCGGGGCCACTGATCATCTCCTCGATCTCCTGCAGCTGGGCTTCCTCCGCCCCCGTGGCCTGCATGGAGGTGATGATAGCCTCAATCCTCTGGGACTTCTCCAGCAGCCGCCTGCAAAGAGCGGACGAGGACAGTTCTCAGCTTCTCACCAGCAGAGGGCGCAATAATGACAATGAATTCTAATATCCTGAACTCATGCCAACAAAACACTGGAGAGAGCACACTTTCTAACCTTTCAATGTAGTAGGAGACAACACCATCCCAGAGTCAGGACACACAACAAAGGCTGACACTTCTACCCATCAACTCATTAGTGATATCACTGAGGCAGAAGTGTGAATGCGAGACACAGGCGACCTGTAAAGAGATTGACAGGTGCTGCGATCCCAAAAACTCACTTGTTCTCCTTGGTCTCGAACTGTCTCCTCTCGATCAGATTGGCCACAGTCTGTAAGAAACAAGAGAATGTCATTATACAGCCGCTGGCATAGTTTCTGCCCAACACACTGACCTGGCCAGGCAGAAAGAGCCCCCCCCACCTTCTCCCCAACTTGCGTCAACAGTTGCGCAGTAACTCCTTCCCCAAGCCTGTAGGTGGCACTGTAATTAATGGTTGCAGTGCTGGAGTGAATTACTTTAAAGAAAAATCAATGCAACCCCTATAAGCTTGAATGGGGAAAAACACCCAAATAAAAAAATCAAACAAAGTAGTAATCACAGAGCTAAAACTAAAATCCAGATTTGACCGTCGTCCATCAGTAACCAATTTTGTAGCTGGGTAATGAAAGCCAGAGGTCGGGCACAAGTACCTTGTAGCATCTCTGCAGCAACATCCGGGCAGTGGGGAGAGGATTCACTGCATACAGATAGAATGTCCTAGACGGAGCGTGATCTGGTGTTTTGGGGATTTCCTGTTGGTGGAAGATAATAGAGGTCAGCTACATTTGTTTCACGACTAGATCGCATTTGTTGCCACTTTTAGGGGCAAGAGAACAGACACGGACCTGCAGGTTCACCAGATTCACAGACAGCATTTTATACAGCATGTCCTTGGCCTCCTTAGCGGGGATCATGGCGAAATCTTCCACCTGTTTTTGTTCCAAGTGTCTCTTCCGAAGGAGGAGGCGGAAAATCCGGGCGCAGCGAGAGCCGAACCTGCAGGGTGCACGCTGCTCAGTTTGTGCGCAGACTTTACAGCAAAACAAAACAATTGCAGATGGAAATGAGGACAGAGGCGGAGAACCGGAGGAGCCGGGGGATTATATTTACCTCTCCTGCACTATGGATTCCAGATTGGATGTGGCCAGCGATGCGACAGCTTTGTGCAGATCTTATGGAGCGGAGTTAAGTCACCAACGAAGAAATAGAACATTTTAACGAAAACAAAATTGACAATGCCAAAACTTTCCTACTAACAAAATACAACAGTTTAGAATAAGGATACTGATGACAAACATCCCACCGCCGCTTTCCCCCGAGCGGCCAACAAACTCCAGCTGAAAGCGAGAAGGAGAGGGAATTACCATGTGCGGCCCATGTCTGCTCAATAAAGAGCAATGCATATCATTTGTATTATAAAGCAGGTAGGACGCCGGAGAAATTACCGGATCATCAGCAAGGAGGGACAGGTACTGGTCTAGAACCTGCTTGGAAATGTTGTATCCTGATGGTAAAGATCTGAAGATCTAGAAAATGGAACGGCAGAAAGAGTATTTGTAAATCACTGGTAATGGAGCATACAATCCTGGTTCACAATAAAAAACATCTGAACTGGGGTGTACCTATTAATCAAAAAcattaattaattatatatatatatatatatatatatatatatatatatatatatatatacacacacacacacacacacacacacacacacacacacacacacgcacacacgtctATTTTCCTTGTGTGTTTGAGCTAGGGGTCAGGAAAGTATATTTTGGCCAAAGGACTGAAACTCGCCATATATGGGCATACAGTAGGTGGTGTCGGCCTGTGCGGACTGGAAAGGCGACATTGAGGATAACGTTGTGCGGCGGAGAGTAGCCGGCAGTTACCTCATTAGAGGACAGCGGCTGAGTGTATGCGGCGTCCGATGAGGTGGTGATTTCACTCATTCTCAGCATAGTCCGGACGATCTCGCTGCTGGTCTGCAATAGAAGAGGGAGCACAATGCTGAATACCGGTGACTAGCGGCGCAGCGACCAAGGCACACGCAGGATTGAGGCTGGCACACACAGAAGCCTCTGAGAAATATGCCTTCCCCTCCACCATGCAGGTCCACAGGGTCTGATGTCAAAAGTAGACAGCACAAAAAGGCCAACACAATTTAATGTAGTTTTTTTTGGGGGTGTCATGTTGTACGTTAAAAGTCATgtcaccccaattagtgtaccgctgcgctcgccatgcttcaggcaaggtggctcactactgctgcgctcgccacaggttactactcccaatcgtagtccacatggatggtacagGATGGAAAAGTTACAAAAAAACaaaccttgtgttgaccatttgaacaGCTCGTCCTTTCTACTGCCTacctttgacatgtcgacctattgcccctgtcAAGTCGACCTACCATCTGGATACAGTTATAAGTACACCCCATTTCCATACTGTATTTCTGCCGACTGAAAATCACTCACTACACTCAAAAACAGCAAATCAGCGGACAGAAGAGTCAGACAAGACTGTTGCTACCCACTGTGAACATCGGACACTTCTTAGCAACACCTGTAGCCATAGAAACAGTCCCCGTACGACATACTTTGCTTCTATGGCTACAGAGGTCATTCAAAAGTTTTATATACTCCCAGCCATGTCGGAGTACCAGCAATCGGGATGGTTTCAAGGGAATCCCCCAGTAAGTTACGGTGGCCATTTTGATTCTCTATTATATCTGAGCGGAGTTACCCTGTAAAGTAAGtgaggggagaaagagaagaaaagaTGGATCTACAGGACTCTACGGAGGTACATAAAGCAGAGGTCATAGCGGAGTATGCAGGAAAAGAAGTAAAGCCAATTTCGTCTGCCGtccaagttggccggaggtgcgggttgccatttacaaggcatggctttgccttgtaaatgaatggCACTATAAAAACACCCCAGTTCGgctggcaacccgcacctccggccaactcggacggcTTTACATCCCACCCAATAAATGTCACAGGTATAATGTTATTAAGGAAAAATATTCCTTTAAAGTGAACGTGGTCTTTAAAAGGGTATTTTCCACCTTCCGATGACTTGTCTCACGCTCGTCATCCTGCTACTTTTACTAACCACGGCACGTCTTCCATCATGTACAAACCAGATGCATATTATAGGTTATTCCCTGGTCTCCTAGTACCTGATCCATTTTATTGGACACTGCGCTGATGATGGCCTGGTCTCGGAAGTGCTGGTGAAAGCGCTCGCTGTTGATCTGCCAGTAAATCCCGTCGTCCTGGCTGGTCTGAGGGAGAGAGGAGATGGACGAGCGTCATCACACAGTGCGGCAATGCAATGACGGATGTGGCTGCTCTTCGGGGGTCGTGGGAGCTAAGGTCTCATCATGCCGCTGCTGTGGAGAAGCTGGCCGGCATGCTGGAGCCTCATCTGCGTAATAGCAGGACAAACACGGGTTGCCTACATTTGGTATAGCGCATATATTACCAATATAAGCAACAGGTCACACTTGCATGACATATATCAGGTTATACAATAATCCTTCAAAACAGGGAATAttttcctctgcagacacgatgtACCGGGACTGAGGGCTACACCATGACACTTACCGGGAATCGTGGTCATAAATATACTCCGACACAGTTACAACGTCCGTGCTCAGGACAGGGAAATATATCACGCTGCCCTCTGCTGGCCTGGGATGCTTACTGCACTAACCTCTGCTCCTGCCTCTTTCTTTTGCCTCTTGCTCTGACTGGCGCCTTCATCATCATCTTCGGATCGGCGCCTCTTCCCTCTCCCTGCAGAGAGCAAGAGAGACGCAGTTAGAAGCAGACAGTGCCAGCTCATCACTCATCGACCCGTAAATAACGCAGAGCCTTGCCGGTCTGTACGGAGAGCACAGCAGGGGTCAGGTTACCCCAGTACATGTGTCCCTGTAACACCATTATTACTAGGTATACCCTTAACGTAGGCCCATCATCTATACACTAATCAATTCACTTGTGCCTCATGCCGCAGTCGCCTGTAAAATCGGTTCACCCCGCAGAATTACTGTCCAAGGCAATTTAAGATTTCCGTATTGATTTCCGTACACTAGTACATGGCGGGTGGCTCAGTAGTAAGAGACACAGAATTTGCGTCAGTGTAATCACTGCGCCAGCGGCTCACTTACTATCATAACGTACCTATACAGAACGGCAGGCATCCGCTACGGTTCTTTCTTCCTTACCGATCATGGTGAGCTTGGGGACAGTAAACATCTCTTTCTCATTGGTCAACAAGGTGGGCGCTTGGGGCCGACGTCCTTCTGTGCTGGGCGGGTCCTCGGAGTCAGGGAGTGCCGGGCACCGCTGCACAAAGTGCGTGTCCACCAGCTGGGTGAAGGTTGCCAACACCTCGCTGTATTCTACGTTCTTCCCATCTGCAGGAAGAGAAAGGTCATAATCCCCCAGTACAGGCTGCAAGGGATAATGCTAGGAAGAGAGAGCAGAAGAAAAGGGCCCTGCCTGTGGGGGGCTTacgtaaaggtgtaaccaggagggtgaGCTGGGGAGAGGGGGTAGAAGGGAGGTCAGAGGAGTAATGATGAGGGCTGAGAGGCGAGTCTTAGGAGTCTATATGAAGATGTGGATACTGGGAAAGCGTCTGACAGGGAGAAGTAGCAAGTTCCAGAGCATTGGGACAGCACGGGAGAAGACTTGGATGCAGGAGAGGGCGAGACAGTGGCCAGTGGATAAGCGGAGAGGGTGGGAGGGAGTGCGAGCAGAAATGAGATTGGAGGAATAGGACGGAGTGGAGTGACTGAGGGCTTTATGTGGGAGGGTGAGGAGTGTAAATCACTGGGAAGCCAATTAAGTATTTGGGAGAGGGGTAAGGCTGACACAGAGCGGTGGGAAAGGTAAAGGAGAGGGTGGCAACTGTTTATATAGTTACATTATTCCTGTAATGGAGCGCAAGTAAGTGCGAATCACCTTCTATGGTCTCAGTCAGTCTGTCAGCCACTTTCTTCACCGCGGCGCTGAGGGTCATCTTCCCATTCAGAAGCAGTTCCTCCACAATCAGCTCCCCTGTGTCTCCGTACAGGGTCTTAGCCGTGTAGATGTAGCGCGGGTATCGGAGGATGCGCAAGTAGCAGTCCCCATGGGCGGTGTACTCCACAAAGCCACGTTTATGCAGCTGGTAGGTCACCAGGTTGTGCTGAATGAGGACACACAGCGACTTCTTTACCTGCGGGAA encodes the following:
- the POLR3C gene encoding DNA-directed RNA polymerase III subunit RPC3, which gives rise to MTQVEARLSSLLLQEHFGEIVDRVGTFLIRTGSQPLRVIANDTGTSLDQVKKSLCVLIQHNLVTYQLHKRGFVEYTAHGDCYLRILRYPRYIYTAKTLYGDTGELIVEELLLNGKMTLSAAVKKVADRLTETIEDGKNVEYSEVLATFTQLVDTHFVQRCPALPDSEDPPSTEGRRPQAPTLLTNEKEMFTVPKLTMIGRGKRRRSEDDDEGASQSKRQKKEAGAETSQDDGIYWQINSERFHQHFRDQAIISAVSNKMDQTSSEIVRTMLRMSEITTSSDAAYTQPLSSNEIFRSLPSGYNISKQVLDQYLSLLADDPLEFVGRSGESGGGMFVINLHKAVASLATSNLESIVQERFGSRCARIFRLLLRKRHLEQKQVEDFAMIPAKEAKDMLYKMLSVNLVNLQEIPKTPDHAPSRTFYLYAVNPLPTARMLLQRCYKTVANLIERRQFETKENKRLLEKSQRIEAIITSMQATGAEEAQLQEIEEMISGPERQQLESLKRNVNKLDASEIQVDETIFILESYVNSTKAKIPV